TCTCTGACATTCAAAGAACAAAGATGTTCATTATGACTTGGTAAATGCAGTTTAGATTCCAAAATGGCCTCTCTATAATAGTAGTTCTATAGTCGTAATGATGTTAGGACAGTTGCAATTTTCTTTAAACATGTCCCCCATGTTTCTTACTTGAGCTCTCTGCTGAGAACAATGTTGATCCGATTCTTGAGTGGCCGGTTGCGCTCTGGAATGGAGAACCAGGTCTTCCTCCCCATGatgacaacattttgtttaccTACCCAAGCATGGACAAAGCTGTTTATAACAATAGAGATAGTGAACAAAGTTTCCCAGAAATGTGAAGAAAATTTTATTTGAGCAAGTGATAAAGATGCTCAGCTTGTGTGTTGAAAGATGATTTACATTGTAGTTGTCTTTGCACCCTAAAATGTATAGTGAGAGAATGGATACTCTTTAGGCCTTGACTAAGTTAACTACGAATGAGAATATGCTATCACTACATTGAAATTACAAGCCATATTACCTTTCACATTTGAAATAGTTAGATTAAAAGCAGAAGTTACATTTCAGTTGGACATTATGTTCAGCTGACAACTAAATGAATGTAATCCTTTAGTTGAATTCAATCATACAGCCTCCTACAGTTTAATCATACATGTACTCAACAGTGCACGCTACACGTTACCTTCCACAAATGGCGTCATTGTCATCTTCTGGAAATATTTAAATTCATTACTGTAAAAGAAGGCAATGTCATTATTGCAAGTGAGAGAAGAAACAAGTCCAGTGAGAatgcagaaaaatattttacgTCCATATTTGGATGATTCAGCAACTACGAGTACTTCGGCCCTGAAAGGTTTTAGAAAGATTTCCTAATACTAATAATGCAACACTTGATACTCGACTGTCCAAACTTGCCTGAGTGACAGacgaaaaaatataattatcatatgaaataaaacatttaaatcccacatttttgtgagataatgATAACCATGGGATTTTCCACATCTAAAACAAATCAATGCaaattatatatacattgataaaaaacacaatcatcacagtataacactaaGCCAATTAAACTTCATGACAACCggtgcactggagagacaaCACCAAGACatcccccaaaaagggaatagttttgcaggtggtggccacagacaagtgctctctccttatacttcctgactgattcttcttgttttgctagtgtccttgtcacaacTGGTAGCATGAGTCGGTATCTGCAGCCCATTCAAATTGCACAGGCAATCCAGCTCCTTCAGGCCTGATCGATGTTCTGATGCTGGCTTTAGGCTCGCTCTACTTCCTCGGCTAAAACGCTGTTTGTTACAAttttactgacatttgtcaTTGCTGGGATTCCATATAAACGCGCCCTTAGGGACGGGTATATTTTATGCAAATATAAAAGGCATTATATCAGTAATTGTTGGtatagattttatttatttgactcTAATATATAACATTAAACAATTTGTAATGACTATGAATGAGTATTTTCCTTATACATAGCAGAAATTCTAAAGTTTTGGTTAGGGACAAACAAGAATTTAAGGTataaaatgaacagaaacaacTGATGAAGAGTTGCAAAAAATTGTCTGGGATGATTGTAGTGTGAATTAAACATATAAGGacaaaacatgtacatttggGGACATTGAAATGCCCGAAGTTGCTGAATCACCCCTTTATGCCACTCTACAAAATTACATGCATTTTGAAATATGCAAAATGTTAACTTGAAGCTTGTTGTGTAACCATGGACTTTGAAATTCATAATTGCATCATCAGCACAGGCCGATGTTCACATTTCACTGTGGCAGAATATATGAAAATGTCAGTCTCTTCAAGCAAGATCCATTCGTGGTCAGttactgtaaatactgtatgaaCATTTTACTGTTGTAGCTAGAAACTagctaaatgttttacagtagCAGAAACGAACGAGGCTAGCTATGTACAGTAGTCGGCAATAGCATATTTACTGTACTTACTTAAGTCTTTTTGGGTGCCAAGGTAAATTCCCTTTATTTCCGATACCCATATTAGGACAGACAGCTACAATGCAATTTAGCACGCGAGACATTCTCTtttcacaaaaacatgcaaTGCCGATAACTTGTGTGAGCTAGTTCAACGTTTCAATACAACCAAGAATGAGGACAACCTTAAAGTTCCCGCAAGAAAACAGAATTTAAATACCGGACATTGCATCAGCAGACGTACTCTTCGAAGCATTGGTTTCGGGTAGGCTACACATTTCGAAGAGTGGTCACTGCCATCTATAGGTTCTTTCGGGAGTGTAATATACTGTGAATATCTCGTGGGGAAGTTGTTTCAAAAGCTATCCAACTAACTATTACACTAACCCTACCTATTTTATATGAGAattcatagaaatataattaattgaaCACAATTCACTGTAAATTTGTCTTCATTCTAATGAAtttctatatatttaattaatcacATTGACAAAATGTGAATAGATAATTTTCAAAAGCTGGCCCATGGTCATGAAAAGCATGCAGTGTTAAATGCAATGTTGATTAGCATTAACAGTGTTGACTTTCAAAGATTAAATACAAACTGTCCCCTTTGCAGCCTACAGGACCACTATCGAACATGTTACATAAGTTCCTTGTTGTTTACCCTGAGAACAGTCCAGCTGTCTTCTCAATCCCGCTGAAGGGCGGGTGGTTCAGGGGTAGGTGAGAGAGGTGAGGATGGTGTGAAGGTGTTGGGGGACTGTGTTGGGAGGTGTGGTGACTTTGTTGTGGGTCCTTGCTTGGCATTTAAGAAAGTTGGGCATTCTtcattttccttctctctctatctcttagCCTCAGTTTTCAATCCTGTACAGTTAACTGGTTACAATAAGGTTACAGGCTTTGCCTCACAGGTCTTGTACACCAGGCCTATCGAAGCCAAATATGCTGGACAACGCTAGTCACTAGGTTTGAGAGATGTCCTGCAACTGGAAGTTTGTCGTTTCAAAACTCAGGTGTGATTACAGAGGTCTGTTAGGAATGGGATGGAAACCAGGGGTATGACTCATATCAACACTGATTGGATGTGACTGCTATTACTGACTTGCTGATTCTATTTTCTAGCCTGTATCAGAGAATGTGTGCGTTGGGCTGTGACTGAAGTTAAGCTGATTACCCCCTGCAACCAAATATTGTTATGCTTAGATAGGCTACTGTTCCCGCACACCTGttgaagtaaaacattttcttacaaGTGTATGCAAGTGTATGCCTAGACAACCATTAAAAAATATTCTCCTCCCCGTGGGCTTTTCCATATTATATTGCgttacaacatgaaaacaaaatagatTTATTTAGGAGTTGATCAACACAAAAGTCCATAAtataaatgtgcaaataatAAAATCGGTATTAGGCGAATGATATGtgccaaacatagtgcttagcACTGAGGAGAAAAAATGGTGTTCTCATTTATTCTCATCCGACCAcagaatcttcttccacttggtctcaaTGTCCAACGGGCCTCTGAGAAACTCTATGGCCTTTGCTAGGAGTTTTTTTCAACAATACCAGTGTCGGAGGGGCAGTCTTTtcgccacttttgtgaagcttCCAGACtgttgttgcagtatgcacaggTTAGCAGTAAGACTGCAAGTGTTTTAGACttgccataggcctcttggtgTTCTCCTTGCCTAGTGGCCTTCTTGCCCAGATACTCGTGGATGGCTTGATTGAGTCAGATTCACAGTTGTTAAATAATGTCTTTATTTCTTAATTACAAACTTTACTGTGGTCTGGTGGGATATTcagtgccttggaaatgttcttaaatTCTaagaacaatttgcagattaaatctttcactttgaaatgatggacttttttgtgttcctttttgatttaattttgtaacaatGACGTTTAAACAAGCCCATGGGGTGAATACTTTGGGAGTCATCGTATGTGAATGACTGAAATAGTTGATGTCACCATGTCCTATATATTTACATAGTTATCAAAATGCCACGGTGGTGTAACtccacatgaaataaaaaccttatttgtagtggatctaaaaatcccCTATAGaataaattaattttgttttaacaCAAAGAGCATATTTTTGAGTTTTGTGACGAGGTTTTAAGGGGAGTCCTAAATTCATAACTATTGCTAAATTCGGCTACTTTTGGCCAGGAGTCTAGTGAAAACATGTGGGACtttataaggaatagggtgccatttgggaaacatCCTAATATGGACATGTAGTCCTGGGTGTTGCCATTCTGTGGGCTCTCATTGGCTGGGAAAGGACCATATGTAATAATATGGTTATCACCATTttggagaaagaggaagagggagtgTGATCTTGAAAGAGGAAAGCCAAACAATATTTAGGCGCTCCAAGACTGAGGTAAAGGACATGTCatctttctgttcctctcttcTCAAGTCAGTCTTTCCCTGTTTCTTTCATCCATTTCTTTCCTTCACTTGATCTCTTCCTTACTGCATGTGGCTTgtgcatttttctttcttctcttagTTGTATTtgcccacacccacacacacacacacactcaaccccACCTGTCTTCCCCtctttgtctcctctctacTGAGGGCCCTAGAAGACTAAAAGCCATGGCCTCTTCTCTTCTGTGGTGCCTGCTGGTCAcatgtgttctgtctgttgtACGTATCTATGGAGAGGAACGCATGGTTCTCAAAGTGCTCAACCTCCGTGCCAGCAATCTAAACAACGGCATGTTCCAGACCCCGGACGGGTACGTCAAGGTAAATGTCTCCTCACCGAAAGTCACCTGTCCACCTTGGTAGCTGCATTTTGGTGAGCTCTCTGatgaaaaatgaatggatgCTAGTGTTACAATATATTAATCAGTGGTGATTTATACAAAGTGAGTCCCTATGTCCTTTTGAGTTATGGGAGGAAGGGATATGTTAAAACCTCTAATCTAGTATATATTATACAAGATAAGTATTTGGTCCTTTTGTCCATTGTTAATAACATCTCCATGACGTGAGCATGTCAGTGCTCAAGTCATCCAGATTCAGTACACTCTTACACTACAGAGAAAAAGAAGGTCTTCGTGGTGACGATAATAGATTATACTTGATTAGGTGAAAAAAAGTTACTAAAACATTCAATCAAAGATGATATTTCCATAATCAGACACTGTAGTCTAATCATGCTTTCATTTAAGACTTTGCTCTCCCTGCACCAAACCCACCTGTGGCAAAGTTTGATCAGTAATGTATTGTAATCAGAAATCTAACTTTGGGGGGCCTCtctttaaaatgctaattccaaATTTTTCCTAAGATCCTATGTATACTTCCAAACAATTTACAGTTTATTCCAAATGAAACCAATTTCTTTCATGATACTTCTGCATTATgattttaatattcattttcCCCCATGTGATTACAGTTTTCTTATACAGATCCTTTTCATTTGTTACAGATTCtttccatgagaacaacctactGCTATTTCAGCAGACTCTATCCTCTATCAATCCACCTTTTTCTGTCAGCATATAAATAACCcaaaatttgtattttattaaataataataatcggGTCATCTCTTTTCGAGTgaaatgttcccttaattaaTTTGGATAATAATAAGGATGATTATGTTaacattgttattttcattatttgtataattattatatttgtattattatattataactattattattattaatatcattAATCTAATCTTTATTATATATCTTCATTATTCAGGTATTTTTGGGCCCCAGATATGGCGGGAAAACAGAGGTGAGAAATGACCAGCATGACCCCTGGTGGAAGGAGGAATTTGGCTTCTTTAATGCCCTTGAGAATGACCTGTTGAAGTTAGAGGTGTACGACAGCGACTTTGTCATCGACGACCTGCTGGGAAGCTGCGAGCGCTCCATCAAGAATGGAACCTTCCAGCATGAATGTTTCCTGAAAAAGGGAGGGACTCTCCACTACACCTACACCCTGGGGCCCATACAGCAGAACCTAGAGGACTTTGAGAACCTAGAGGCCCTTGAGTAGAATCCTCTTCACAGCTACTCTCTTGCGATACCTATGTCCAATTTCACTTATGTGTCCAAAATACTTTGAGCATTAGACGTCCTCCTTTAATGCACAACTATAGTTTCTACTGTTAGTCCTATACCTGGAGTACAGACATACTATTTGAGAAAGTTCTGCTTACACACATTTCCTACTGTAGGTACCAAAGGCCTCAGTggatattgtcatttattttcatgattATCTGAGTTACCCTGAAATAAAGTAATGCATAATAAACAATAGGCCATGGCGAGACTGGAACATTTAGCAGTTTTGTTGTAGATTTCTTCCAATTCTATACAATTTCCATGTCATACTGTATGTGAGTTTATACGATGAATGTCTGTCAGGTTTAATCTCATCTACAACAACATCCTGTACCATATCTTTCTCCGCTTATCTATACCTACAGGAATATCCTGTCCCACATCCCACACCCAACACCCGGTAATAACCTCTTACCGGTAATAACTCACTATATCCTCCAACATTAAACAGTACTATAACTCCGCCTAATACACCTGGAGTAAAATAGTTGTGATCAGTGTGTAcattcatttctctctctcagtctcccacCTGGTGGAATTGACTATTAACTCATTCGTATGACTCGGGTTGTCCTGCTGTTGTTTGAAGATCTGTGTACCTCACCAATCAATGCCTTGACCTCACATCACTGTGTTTGTACTGTCATGCCTTTTgttctacagttgtgctcatgagTTTGCACACCCTGGCCGAATTGTGACATTTAgaaaatttgactgtaaaaaatattttatttaaggatagtgatcatattatttattattacatagttgtttggctcctttctaaatcataatgagaacagaaaccacccaaatggccctgatcaaaagtttacattcccttgaatgtttgccttgttacatacacacaaggtgacacacacaggtaaaaatggtaattaaaggtgattttcccacacctgtggctttttaaattgcaattagtgtctgtgtataaatagtcaatgagtttgttagctctcacgtggatgcattgagcaggttagatactgagccatggggagcagaaaataactgtcataaGTTAtttgcgtaacaaggtaatggaacttaataaagatggaaaaggatatgaaaagatatccaaagccttgcaaatgccagtcagtactgttcaatcacttattaagaagtggacattCGGGGATctcaagccaaggtcaggtagaccaagaaagatttcagccaaaactgctagaagaattgttcgggatacaaagaaaaacccacaggaaacctcaggagaaatacaggcttctctggaaaaaggtgaggttgtttcaaggagcacaatacgatgatagttgaacaaaaataagcatcatggtcgagttgccagaaagaagcctttactgcgccaatgccacaaaatagcctggttataatatgcccgacaacaccttgacatgcctcacagcttctggcatgcttatttggagtgacaagaccaaaatagagctttatggtcacaaccataagcactatggagtggggtcaacaaggcctatagtgaacataattaccatccccactgtgaagcatggtggtggctcactgatgttttgggtgtgtgtgagctctaaaggcacagggaatcttgtgataATTGattgcaagatgaatgcagcatgttatcagaaaatactggtagacaatttgcattcttctgcaagaAAACTgagcatgggatgctcttggactatCCAGCATAACAattaccctaagcacaaggacAAGTTGACCCTCTAGAGGTTAAAGCAGATtggggtgaaggttctggagtggccatcacagtctcctgactttaatataattgagccactctggggagatctcaaacctgCGATTCATGCAAGatccaaagactttgcatgacctggaggcttttTGCCAAGATTAattggcagctataccacctgcaagaattcagggcctcacagaccactattacaaaagactgcacactgtcattgatgctaaagggggcaatacacagtattaagaactaagggtatgcatacatttgaacaggggtaagttaatttttttcttttttgccatgttttgtctttctgttatgacctacagctgaaacccataagaaagtaaagacatgttttgcctgctcactcatgttttctttacaaatggtacatttggaaacaaggaaccaggcaagcctagttcagccgtcCCACAATAGAAATTGTTGccattcaaacccaggtcacccatgtgaacggctgtgttgttaaccactataCCACAGAGCTGCACAGccgccaggtgtcagtatagcctcttgccTCTATCCttaacaaatcctcttttgccattggccgttttaatagttaattggtcatttgtgaatgacactgatacagttaaactgaccaACGTTTCTTAGTGAGTTTGCCTCCATCACAAAAAGCATCtgtgtatggcgtttgccactggccgttttaacagcgtaatagccagtaataagctttaccggtatctaccaacttactggaatagtcataagaattgagcaattgctagcctGTCTgccaatttcatttcatggcaaaacaacgtactactttctttcattcgtgaattacatttatgcaataactatcaataaaggtgacgataactaactttttcatcaagtgaaaagacgagagaatcgtggaatctcccagaaataattaatcaaTGTTGTTTCCCTCAATAGATTCAATctcaggtcttccacatgagaggcactgtctttaaccactacgccatagCATTACATGCTTCAGCAGTTGCTAtgctccattgaggattgtgttaaactgactaacgtttctttttaagtttacctccaccatagcgtctatgaactgtattgcttttgccactggatgttttaacagctttttagccagtaataggcttactagtatctactaacttcctaggaataatcataagaattgagcaatttctagcgagactgaagatgaacatttccatgccagaaacagttgcaatataaccgtaaacagtctCAGTTAAGGCATACTATAACTATAACTATACTACTGTATGTTATGGCAGCAAATGTGCTTGtcaatcctgacccaaaacacatgcacggatgcgtactcgAAAAATCTACCAGAACCAGTCAAAATAGAAccagtaaactgttttatttcaggcttactattaTGCAGATACTAAGGGTTTCAgcctatatggaataattcataatgcatactgtgcttcgcctgcgaggaaaTACGAACTTGAgccctatagttcacaagtctgcttcccTAACCACtgcactatttaacaagggacgGGTCAGTGGTCGGtcggtcactcactcagtaagagacattcactcttcttggccggctctgcttacacggtccggacagaactaagagaccactgcacctttttctttcctttcgaaaaaagtcgaaaaggaaggttttgagtgaggagcacaagtgttcaatttgcagtggtctctttattttaacccttctgttctataaacaacacattacctTAAAGGTGTATTGAAGGGTGAGCATGTTCTGACAAATAAACGTATGGTGTTTAAACAGCCCAGCCAGATATTCAAATAGCTAAACTGGACTTACTTTGAGCTctgaaaaaatgtgttttgaaatataacaatgtttatacaaatataaacatttctaccaaacACAAAATCAACATGCTATGTAAGTGGAGAAAATACATCAACCATTTATATTAGTATAGTTGCATTTCAAATTCCAAGCTAATCGTTatgggtcctggtcaaaaggcACTACCAATGGAACAGGATGCCAGGTTGGAATGAAGAACAGTTTCAGTAACCCCCTTTTCATGGAGACACTttaaattagattcaactttagtGCCATTGAACATTATGAGtatagtacaatgaaatgcgGTTATactagaagtgcaaatagaagagtgcaggaaatgtacaagtattaagtaccgtatagtgtatgttacaagtggaatgtgtagatgtgcaattaaggcaaatacagtgcaaatggcaattataTATGAGcaatgaaggagaggagggcaagtattaagtatatgtacaagtgggaaatgaatagttgtgagatgaggcaaatgcaagtacaaatgacaattctgaCTGTGCCATCAAGCAAGTTGGAGTTGTAAGGTAGTATTTGCAGCtgaaatgcagagatagcagcaatgaggtaccctaggtagacatgtacatgtaacaactgaaaacatactCCTCAGTCTTTTCAAGGCAgcgtcagagtccagtagtacaagggagtggTGCAACAATCTCCCTCAGAGGCGgtactaagcggtgggcgggtgggtgtggttagtgatgggtcagagttcagcagggttataGTAGATCAGAGTTTCTCAACCctgacagaggggagagagatctaaaacatgcagggcggggGGCACCCAGGAGCaaggttgagaaacactgcagtagatggaaagaaactgttcctttGCCTGCTGGGGCGGGAACGGGTACTTAGTTGGCTGTCTCTAAAAAATAGTATTCAGACAAATGTCAAATTCCTTGTTTTCTCAGTTCCTTTAAGCACATTAGGAGAGTTTTCAAGGTCCCATCCATGGTTCTCCTATAATGGTCTCTAAGGTACCAAGAAAAGACGAAGGAAGGATTTCACAACCATATATACCGGCTAGTACCGTTTTCAGGTGTAGTCCAATGAACAGTGCTTAATGCGAATAAAAGTCATTGCATCAGCATTAGTGTTTAATTACTTTATATTTTGTGTAAATGCAGAGCATTCTTTGATTGGTTTAGGCATCACTGAGAAAAAGCCAGCTGTGGGTATCACTGAGGGTGTGTTATCGATACACGGATAAGGTCTTTATAAAGAGCGATAAGGCAAACTAAAACTCTTTAGTGGTCGGTTCCCTTCAGACACATAGACGCTCATCTCTAAACTACAGAGCACAGGTATGTCCTGAAATCCCGCAACAAGAGTGTAAATGTATTACGTTTGTGTTTGAAAGTGGAAAGTATTGCCATGATattcccttcctctcttctaTCAACTTTGTCTGCCTTTCTATTCTTCTTTATGTTCTGCTCTTTTGAAAACTTGGTTGTTTATTTCTCCCTCTTTGTGTCCTCTCCACTGACAGCCCTAGAACACTACCAACAAtggcctcctcctctcttttgTGGTGTCTGCTGGTTACATGTGTTCTGGCTGTGGTACAGATCTATGGAGAAGAACGTATGGTCCTCAAGGTGTTCAACCTCCGTGCCACGAAATTAAACAGTGGCATGTTCCAGACTCCGGATGCCTATGTCAAGGTACATTTGTCCTCACTGAAAGTCACCTGTCCACCGTGGTAGTTGATGCATTGTTCCCTGTCTGGTGCAAAATGGCTGCCTGCTACATAGACACTGGTGATGGATGAGGTGGGGGGAGGCTGGCTTAATGCACTATATTCTGGTTATAATAATTAGGATTGTAAGGATTAtttctgtcattgtttttattttattttttaaatcctcGTTATTCAGGTGTTTATGGGGTCTGCATACGGTGGGAAAACGGTGGTAAGAAATGACAACACTGACCCGTGGTGGGGTGAGGACTTTGCCTTCTTTAACGCGCGTGTGAACAATGCTCTGAAACTGGAGGTGTACGACAGCGACATGGTCTTCGACGACCTGCTGGGGACATGTGAGCGAGCCATCAAGAACGGAACCTTCCAGCACAGCTGCAATCTCAATGAGGGAGGGACTTTGCACTACTCCTACACTCTAGGGCCCACACAGAAGAACTTAGAGGACTTTGAGGCACTTGAGTAGGACCCTCTTCTCAGCTACACTCTTACCATGCCTATACGTCAAAGTCTACTAATGTTCTCCAACTCTGACTATTAGTTTGTTTAATTCACCACTTTAGTAACTACTATTCTATACTAATATACTACTAGCAGTCATATATCTTTCCTATAATAATGTCAGAGAAAAGTCTGGTCACACAACTTTCCTAGGTAAAAAGGCTCAGGTGGATATTGTCATGTGCTAATATAGTAACGCATGTGACCCTGAAATGTTCAAACTATTCAAACCCCTCTTGTTAGCAGATTGAAAAAGGCACACCTTTAAAGTCTTACAAAATAAAACCTAGAGAGGCTGGAACATTTAGCAGTTTTGTCACAGATTTCTTTAAATTCcatacattatttatgtcaCACTCTATGGGAGTCCTTTAATACCAGAATTTTCTATTTTAAGGTGATGTGTGTTGAGCCTGTTCTTTGTCCAGATTCGTCTTGCTGTCAGCCTGCCTATTGCCCAATACTGTCTAAAACCACGGCTTCATTTTATCTACAGCATTATCCTGGATCATATCTTTCCTCTTGTCTACacctacaaaaaaaatctaGGGCCGCATCTAATCCCTCATTATAGTTTCCGACTATCCCACACACTGTTATGTTTAAATAATGCTTACTAAACATAATGTGGTCCTCAAGGAATTCTGATGCAGCAAATAGCGTGACCCTGTTTTCCATGGCATCAAATGTCAGTGCAGCTGCATCACTGCAAACTGAAAGAATAGCATATAAAACTGTTCTTCTGTTTGTTTACACTCAGGCAACCAATGCAAGAGTATTgttattcaaatgtaaaatatataaacaatgacaacaaataCCATGTCACTCTGCGAGAAATGCTTATTTGGGCAACACAATAGTGTTTAGCTTCTTCAGGTATTTGCATAGCTCAGCGCGATATTTAAATAGCTAAACGGTGCTCAATTTATGGTCTGAAAGagcatgttttgaaatgttacgAAGATTATTATCTACCCATATATCAGGCCTGCTTGAAGAAATACAGTGTTAAATCTAGATGCTTGGTAAAGGCAGAAAATACATCAATTCTATACAATGCCAGTCAGAAGTCTGGACAttctcattcaagggtatttctttatttttactattttccacattgtag
This portion of the Esox lucius isolate fEsoLuc1 chromosome 13, fEsoLuc1.pri, whole genome shotgun sequence genome encodes:
- the LOC105025403 gene encoding perforin-1, with amino-acid sequence MASSSLLWCLLVTCVLAVVQIYGEERMVLKVFNLRATKLNSGMFQTPDAYVKVFMGSAYGGKTVVRNDNTDPWWGEDFAFFNARVNNALKLEVYDSDMVFDDLLGTCERAIKNGTFQHSCNLNEGGTLHYSYTLGPTQKNLEDFEALE